In Thermodesulfobacteriota bacterium, a genomic segment contains:
- a CDS encoding 2-oxoacid:acceptor oxidoreductase family protein: MERCRMVFSGSGGQGVITAAIILAEAAVLYEDLIAVQSQVYGPEARGGATRSDIIISDSKINYPKVIQPNVLVCLTQEAYNKFYPIIRPGGLLITDSRYVKTQRKADAMQRELPMYETVVEKIGKPIVFNIFMLGVVISMTQLVKSESIMKILETRIPSGFLEMNRQALNFGIAMGDKFSS, encoded by the coding sequence ATGGAAAGATGTAGGATGGTATTTTCAGGTTCAGGAGGCCAGGGGGTAATCACCGCCGCAATCATACTTGCCGAAGCTGCCGTGCTATACGAAGATCTGATTGCAGTTCAGTCTCAGGTTTACGGGCCTGAGGCCAGGGGCGGTGCAACCCGTAGTGACATCATTATCTCTGATTCAAAAATAAATTATCCAAAGGTGATCCAGCCCAATGTGCTGGTTTGTCTCACCCAGGAAGCGTATAATAAGTTTTATCCCATAATCAGGCCCGGTGGGCTTTTAATTACAGACAGCCGCTATGTAAAGACACAGAGAAAAGCGGATGCCATGCAAAGAGAACTTCCCATGTATGAGACGGTGGTGGAAAAAATAGGCAAACCGATTGTGTTTAATATTTTTATGCTGGGTGTGGTGATAAGTATGACGCAGCTTGTAAAATCGGAATCGATTATGAAGATTCTTGAAACCAGGATTCCTTCCGGTTTTTTAGAGATGAACAGGCAGGCCCTTAATTTTGGAATAGCGATGGGGGATAAGTTTAGCAGCTGA